TTGCGATTCTCTTGCCGGAGAGTCATACATATCCGGAAAAAACTCGTATACTGGTTTGCTATATTCACAGTTTGCTACTGTGAATGTTAAAAAAATTAAAATCAAAAAATTCTTTAGATTCATATTTACCCTTTTACTACGGTCACGTCAGTCGCGCCCAAAGATTTAATAAAGTTGACTGTATCCGCTTCCTTATAACCTGGTGCGGTTGCAGGAATCCAAAGTGCAAACTTGTGGCTGGTAATGTCTTTATGTAAAATTTTTCTTCCTAAAACTGGAACACGAGAGAAGAAAAATAATGCAAGCGCAGAGCTAATCCCTGCCATAAAGATTGTCATCTCAAATGTCACAGGAATAAAAGCTGGCCATGCATTGTATGCCTTACCAGAAAAGTTGATAGGCCAGTCGATCACGTGCGTAAGATACTGGTATCCAAAACCAAAACTACAACCAACAATGCCCATTACAAACGTAATCCAAGGGATTCCTGAACGAGGAAGACCCATTGCATCGTCTAGTCCATGAACCGGAAAAGGAGTGAGACAATCAAATCCAACATAGTATTTTTTGTCTCTTGTTTGTCTTGCTGCTTCTAGGATTTGTTCTGGCTCATCAAAGAGTCCGAATACTCCTGAAGAAGTTTCTTCGTAAAAATGAAATTGTTCTTTCTTAGGTAAATACATTTTAATGATGACCTCCCTTTGTAGGCATAATGCTCTTAACCTCAGCTGCTGCTATTACAGGTAGAATGCGACAGAAGAGTAAGAATAGTGTAAAGAAAATACCAAAAGTTCCAATTAACATAGCGTAGTCAAAAAAAGTAGGTGTATAAAGTGCCCAGCTAGATGGCATAAAGTCTCTATGAGTGGTCATTACAATTACGTAACGCTCAAACCACATCCCAATATTTACGAATATGGAGACTACAAACATAACTGGAATGCTAGTTCTAAATTTCTGAAACCAGAACACTTGCGGAGATAGAACGTTACAAGAAATCATAATCCAATACGCCCACCAATAAGGACCTAAAGCGCGGTTAACAAAAGTAAATCCTTCGTATTCGTTTCCTGAATACCAAGCGATGAAAAACTCAGTTGAATAAGCGTAACCAACCATAAGACCGGTTACCATGATTACTTTATTCATGTTCTCTAAATGTTTCATTGTAACATATTCTTTTAAGTTAAACATTTCTCTTGCGATTACCATGAGTGTTACCACCATCGCGAATCCAGAGAAAATAGCTCCAGCAACGAAGTAAGGAGGTAAAATAGTTGTATGCCAACCAGGAAGTATGGAAGCTGCGAAGTCAAAACTTACGATTGTATGCACGGATAATACTAAAGGAGTAGAAAGTGCTGCAAGAATCATAGATACCATTTCGAGGTGAGACCAAGCCTTGTTAGACCCAACCCAACCAAAAGACAACGCATCGTATACTAAGTATTTGAATTTATTTGTAGTTCTATCTCTAACGGTTGCGATATCGGGAATAAGACCAATATACCAGAACACGAGAGAAATACTAAAATAGGTAGATACCGCAAACGTATCCCAAATTAGAGGAGAACGGAAGTTAACCCAAAGTGGTCCTCTTTCA
This sequence is a window from Leptospiraceae bacterium. Protein-coding genes within it:
- a CDS encoding DUF3341 domain-containing protein, with protein sequence MYLPKKEQFHFYEETSSGVFGLFDEPEQILEAARQTRDKKYYVGFDCLTPFPVHGLDDAMGLPRSGIPWITFVMGIVGCSFGFGYQYLTHVIDWPINFSGKAYNAWPAFIPVTFEMTIFMAGISSALALFFFSRVPVLGRKILHKDITSHKFALWIPATAPGYKEADTVNFIKSLGATDVTVVKG
- the nrfD gene encoding polysulfide reductase NrfD, which gives rise to MTVAIKEKLGIVPLVEGNKNYKQVTEDILKPTESFPTKIWWTAFLVALTVTLVDLGIIGYLMYEGLYILGINNPVGWGFFIVNFVFWIGIGHAGTLISAVLHLFRQEWRTGINRAAEAMTIFAVMVAASSLIVHIGRPWLGFWLFPFPNERGPLWVNFRSPLIWDTFAVSTYFSISLVFWYIGLIPDIATVRDRTTNKFKYLVYDALSFGWVGSNKAWSHLEMVSMILAALSTPLVLSVHTIVSFDFAASILPGWHTTILPPYFVAGAIFSGFAMVVTLMVIAREMFNLKEYVTMKHLENMNKVIMVTGLMVGYAYSTEFFIAWYSGNEYEGFTFVNRALGPYWWAYWIMISCNVLSPQVFWFQKFRTSIPVMFVVSIFVNIGMWFERYVIVMTTHRDFMPSSWALYTPTFFDYAMLIGTFGIFFTLFLLFCRILPVIAAAEVKSIMPTKGGHH